The following are from one region of the Paenibacillus sp. KS-LC4 genome:
- a CDS encoding response regulator transcription factor, translating into MSHKVLVIEDEPTLARLLSYNLTQEGYEITVADHGGEGLQTALQRSFDLIILDIMLPGMNGFDILNRLRQNGLRTPVIILTARNAEEEVVQGLKHGADDYITKPFGVAELLARVSAVLRRTQLQDDSMMPEMTEKIITAGELSIYPDKYEVVLDGESIPLRPKEFEVLLYLVQRPGMVITRDDLMNVVWGFDYIGGQRTVDVHVSSLRKKLELGQQSVQIESIRGVGYKLVMHKKLVTPKN; encoded by the coding sequence ATGTCGCATAAAGTGCTTGTCATTGAAGACGAACCGACACTTGCTAGACTTCTGTCATACAATTTGACGCAGGAAGGCTACGAAATTACGGTCGCCGATCATGGTGGAGAAGGCTTGCAAACTGCGTTGCAGCGCAGCTTTGATCTCATTATTTTGGATATTATGCTGCCGGGAATGAACGGCTTCGACATTTTAAATCGCCTACGTCAAAATGGCCTGCGGACGCCTGTCATTATTTTGACAGCCCGCAATGCTGAGGAAGAAGTCGTGCAAGGCTTGAAGCATGGTGCGGATGATTATATTACGAAGCCATTCGGCGTTGCCGAGCTGCTGGCGCGTGTATCTGCGGTGCTGCGCCGGACTCAGCTTCAGGACGATAGCATGATGCCTGAAATGACGGAGAAGATCATTACAGCGGGCGAGCTGTCGATCTATCCGGATAAATACGAGGTCGTACTGGATGGGGAGTCGATTCCGCTGCGTCCGAAGGAATTTGAAGTGCTGCTGTATCTTGTTCAGCGGCCGGGCATGGTTATTACGCGCGATGATCTTATGAATGTCGTGTGGGGCTTCGATTACATTGGCGGTCAGCGTACCGTGGATGTGCACGTCAGCTCCCTTCGCAAAAAGCTGGAGCTGGGACAGCAGTCGGTGCAAATCGAATCCATTCGCGGCGTCGGCTATAAGCTCGTTATGCACAAAAAGCTTGTCACACCTAAAAATTAA